A part of Paenibacillus donghaensis genomic DNA contains:
- the rpsR gene encoding 30S ribosomal protein S18 has product MAFKPREGADNDKRPARRGGRNKRKKVCFFTVNKITHIDYKDTELLKKFVSERGKILPRRVTGTSAKYQRALTIAIKRSRQIALLPYTTE; this is encoded by the coding sequence ATGGCTTTTAAACCAAGAGAAGGCGCCGATAACGACAAGAGACCAGCTCGTCGTGGCGGACGCAACAAGCGTAAGAAAGTATGCTTCTTCACTGTGAACAAGATTACTCACATTGATTATAAAGATACGGAGCTGTTGAAGAAATTCGTCAGCGAACGCGGAAAGATTCTGCCGCGCCGTGTAACAGGCACCAGTGCCAAATACCAACGTGCTCTTACCATTGCTATCAAGCGCTCGCGTCAAATCGCGCTGCTGCCTTATACAACGGAATAG
- a CDS encoding endonuclease MutS2, with protein MNAESLSSLEYGTVRQQLESHAISYAGKKYVQELMPMTGLQAIRRAMEETEEAKLLLEKGSSVPIASMEGMEWTLSLLGTGYLFNEQDLAAVALFLGSCGQLRKYMLSKQQQAPRISSYASSMLELAHVKEEIERCIRFGRVEDQASKGLEKVRKRLSTAKERLQRKLEALMSRHQSILQENMFSQRGGRYVIPVKREYHKQIKGAVVDQSASGQTLFMEPYEISLLQGELDLLKAEEVREETIVLSDLASLVEREQAAIRLNIEVTAIYDFIFAKAKYARTMDARAVKWNEHGKMQMIGARHPMLPGMVPISLTIGSGGRSLIITGPNTGGKTVVLKTLGLMVAMAQSGLLVPVEEVSEFTVFNNMISVIGDGQSLSQSLSTFSAQMKRIEIMLEQASKGVLLLIDELAAGTDPGEGIALSIAILEALSAKGANLLVTTHFNELKAFAAVTEGFQNARMEFDQETLQPLYRLTVGEAGDSYALQIAEKLGIAGGVIERSRQIVEQQQRRLQQGGRSWSELILEEGQPKQTGALAAQPHAQPDAAPKTAAPAVHYEIGDAVRVTSLGQTGIVYEKADKFGRVGVMIQKQKLTINHKRLKPYLSKEELYPENYDFDIIFESKDTRKKRKLMQRKHVEGLTIIHKADDNN; from the coding sequence ATGAACGCAGAAAGTCTAAGCTCACTAGAATATGGAACGGTCAGACAGCAGTTGGAGAGCCATGCAATATCCTACGCGGGTAAGAAATATGTTCAGGAGCTTATGCCGATGACCGGACTCCAGGCCATTCGCAGGGCGATGGAAGAGACGGAAGAAGCCAAGCTGCTGCTCGAAAAAGGATCAAGTGTACCTATTGCTTCAATGGAAGGGATGGAATGGACCCTCTCCTTGTTGGGAACGGGCTACCTGTTCAATGAGCAGGATCTCGCAGCGGTAGCGTTATTCCTTGGCAGCTGCGGGCAGCTGCGCAAATACATGCTCTCCAAGCAGCAGCAGGCTCCAAGGATCAGCTCTTATGCGTCCTCGATGCTAGAGCTGGCTCATGTGAAGGAGGAGATTGAGCGCTGCATCCGCTTCGGCAGGGTGGAAGATCAGGCAAGCAAGGGACTGGAGAAGGTGCGCAAGCGTCTGTCAACAGCCAAGGAACGCCTGCAGCGCAAGCTTGAGGCGCTGATGAGCCGCCATCAATCCATTCTTCAGGAGAATATGTTCAGCCAGCGTGGGGGAAGGTACGTGATTCCTGTCAAACGGGAGTATCATAAGCAGATCAAAGGTGCAGTTGTTGACCAGTCAGCCAGCGGGCAGACTCTGTTTATGGAGCCGTATGAGATATCTCTACTACAGGGAGAACTGGATCTGCTTAAAGCAGAAGAAGTGCGGGAGGAGACTATTGTGCTAAGCGATTTAGCCAGCCTGGTGGAGCGGGAACAAGCTGCGATTCGTCTGAATATTGAGGTCACGGCCATCTATGATTTCATATTTGCCAAAGCTAAATACGCCCGTACGATGGATGCAAGAGCTGTAAAATGGAATGAACACGGAAAGATGCAGATGATTGGCGCCCGCCACCCGATGCTGCCGGGGATGGTTCCCATCAGCCTTACAATTGGAAGCGGCGGCCGCTCGCTGATTATAACCGGACCGAATACAGGCGGTAAAACGGTGGTGCTCAAAACGCTGGGGCTAATGGTGGCTATGGCCCAATCCGGTCTGCTTGTCCCTGTGGAGGAAGTCAGTGAATTCACTGTATTCAACAATATGATCAGTGTAATCGGCGACGGACAGAGTCTTAGCCAGTCGCTCAGCACCTTCTCGGCGCAGATGAAACGGATCGAGATCATGCTGGAGCAGGCCTCCAAGGGAGTGCTGCTGCTGATTGATGAGCTGGCGGCTGGCACCGACCCGGGGGAGGGCATTGCGCTCTCTATCGCCATTCTGGAGGCCCTCAGCGCTAAAGGCGCCAACCTGCTGGTTACGACCCATTTCAATGAATTAAAAGCGTTTGCCGCTGTCACAGAGGGTTTTCAGAACGCAAGAATGGAATTTGACCAGGAGACCCTTCAGCCGTTGTACCGGCTTACCGTAGGGGAAGCTGGCGATAGCTATGCACTGCAGATTGCCGAGAAGCTCGGTATCGCCGGCGGCGTGATCGAGCGCTCCCGGCAGATCGTGGAACAGCAGCAGCGCAGGCTGCAGCAAGGGGGGAGAAGCTGGTCCGAGCTGATTCTGGAAGAAGGGCAGCCAAAGCAGACCGGCGCTCTGGCTGCTCAGCCACACGCTCAGCCAGACGCTGCTCCGAAGACCGCGGCGCCTGCTGTCCATTATGAGATTGGCGATGCGGTAAGAGTTACTTCTCTTGGACAGACAGGAATCGTCTATGAGAAAGCGGATAAGTTCGGCCGGGTCGGTGTGATGATTCAGAAACAGAAGCTGACGATTAACCATAAACGGCTGAAGCCGTATCTTTCGAAGGAGGAGCTGTACCCGGAGAATTATGATTTCGATATTATTTTTGAGAGCAAGGATACACGCAAGAAACGCAAGCTGATGCAACGCAAACATGTGGAGGGATTGACGATTATTCACAAGGCGGACGATAACAATTAA
- a CDS encoding DUF3343 domain-containing protein translates to MEDELLIAFDSTQQALRAEMLLEYADIEIDIFPTPKEITAGCAMSIQFFRNALAEVRVIIAEQHIEIRGIYGRTNNEEYVLVEGEGGG, encoded by the coding sequence ATGGAGGATGAATTGCTGATAGCTTTTGATTCTACCCAGCAGGCCTTGCGTGCGGAAATGCTGCTGGAGTATGCCGATATAGAAATTGATATATTCCCTACACCCAAAGAAATTACGGCGGGGTGTGCGATGTCGATCCAATTCTTCCGTAACGCGCTGGCGGAGGTAAGGGTGATCATCGCTGAACAGCATATTGAAATACGCGGCATCTATGGCAGAACTAACAACGAAGAGTATGTGCTGGTTGAGGGAGAAGGGGGAGGATAA
- the yyaC gene encoding spore protease YyaC: protein MNFSPKASPPQEITCLKISHADPNIYSAITHRLLFHLSRTRPDTPIVIICIGTDRSTGDSLGPLVGTSLSRFHSPLFHLYGTLEEPVHAVNLEDTLATIYRKHHNPFIVGIDACLGHSTSVGSIQVVDGPLRPGAGVNKHLPPVGDIHLTGIVNVGGFMEYFVLQNTRLSLVMRLSDIIATSLYSALKQWNAHAKSAATLEQ from the coding sequence ATGAATTTCTCACCTAAGGCCTCACCGCCGCAAGAGATTACCTGTCTCAAAATATCGCATGCCGATCCCAATATTTATTCTGCCATCACTCATCGATTATTGTTCCACCTCTCACGCACACGCCCGGACACGCCGATTGTAATTATCTGCATTGGCACCGACCGGTCTACCGGCGATTCGCTCGGTCCGCTTGTCGGCACATCATTGTCCCGTTTTCACAGTCCACTGTTTCATCTGTATGGGACACTTGAGGAACCGGTCCATGCCGTCAATCTTGAAGATACCCTAGCGACCATTTACCGCAAACATCACAACCCCTTTATAGTGGGCATTGATGCCTGCTTGGGCCATTCCACAAGTGTAGGCAGCATCCAGGTCGTGGACGGACCGCTCCGCCCCGGCGCAGGTGTCAATAAACACTTGCCGCCCGTTGGTGATATCCACTTAACGGGAATCGTCAACGTTGGTGGCTTCATGGAGTATTTCGTTCTGCAGAATACGCGATTAAGCCTGGTCATGAGACTGTCGGACATCATTGCTACAAGTCTATATTCCGCCCTGAAGCAGTGGAATGCACATGCTAAGTCCGCTGCAACGCTAGAGCAATAA
- a CDS encoding D-alanyl-D-alanine carboxypeptidase family protein, whose translation MNRRIIIWASAALIVVALLAFMNPGLLGLRPQITAGAAVLLDMESGEIWMENHADKPMPPASVSKLMIELLVLEQISSGELSWNEQIPVSKYASGMGGITLSLKPGDSCSVRELFEGISVYSANDAAVALAEYMAGTEQAFVQLMNEKAYNLGLSSDTVFMNATGLSAKDLGLGLDEESAEPAAETRMTARDMAKLAAVLITEYPEVLQTSSRTQMHLKGKGLYVSNTNLMLPAMGGAYAYDGADGLKTGYDSLTGYNIVGTAERDGRRLIAVVLGADSYKNRFEATAKLFDYGFNRGLRSGERVKSIVQALSSFMVSDEASYR comes from the coding sequence ATGAACAGAAGAATTATAATATGGGCTTCGGCGGCCCTGATAGTCGTTGCCTTACTTGCGTTCATGAACCCGGGACTGCTTGGACTTAGGCCGCAGATTACTGCGGGTGCGGCAGTTCTGCTGGACATGGAGAGCGGCGAAATATGGATGGAGAATCATGCGGATAAGCCTATGCCCCCAGCCAGTGTGTCCAAGCTGATGATAGAGCTACTTGTGCTTGAGCAGATATCTTCAGGCGAACTAAGCTGGAACGAACAGATACCGGTAAGTAAATATGCCAGTGGCATGGGCGGAATTACGTTGTCCTTGAAGCCGGGGGATAGCTGCAGCGTGAGAGAACTCTTCGAAGGGATCTCTGTGTATTCTGCCAATGATGCGGCGGTAGCCTTGGCAGAATACATGGCGGGTACCGAGCAGGCCTTTGTCCAGCTCATGAATGAGAAGGCATATAACCTCGGCTTGTCCTCTGACACGGTATTTATGAACGCTACCGGTCTGTCTGCCAAGGATCTGGGGCTTGGCCTTGACGAAGAGTCGGCAGAGCCGGCCGCAGAGACAAGGATGACTGCGAGGGATATGGCGAAATTGGCCGCAGTTCTGATTACTGAATATCCCGAGGTGCTGCAGACCTCCAGCCGGACGCAGATGCATCTGAAAGGCAAAGGTCTCTATGTCAGCAACACCAACCTGATGCTGCCAGCCATGGGAGGCGCTTATGCCTATGATGGAGCAGACGGGCTGAAGACGGGGTACGACAGTCTTACAGGGTATAATATCGTGGGCACGGCCGAACGGGACGGCAGACGGCTTATAGCTGTAGTACTGGGTGCGGATTCCTACAAAAACCGGTTCGAAGCGACGGCGAAGCTGTTTGATTACGGGTTTAACCGGGGTCTGCGCTCCGGAGAACGGGTGAAATCGATTGTGCAAGCCCTCAGCTCATTTATGGTCTCTGACGAAGCATCATATCGGTAA
- a CDS encoding YjzC family protein: MGEKTEYEKGDKAPNPGTYTEVGEARSFHTEIQHPQRITMEKGDTFPETTNKNRKWKKAEKARVH; this comes from the coding sequence ATGGGTGAGAAGACCGAATATGAAAAAGGCGACAAGGCCCCCAATCCGGGCACCTATACCGAGGTAGGCGAAGCTCGCAGCTTCCACACCGAAATTCAGCACCCGCAGCGTATTACCATGGAGAAAGGTGACACCTTTCCCGAAACCACCAACAAGAACCGCAAGTGGAAGAAAGCCGAGAAAGCAAGGGTTCATTAA
- a CDS encoding DUF951 domain-containing protein codes for MERKVFELGDVVQMKKSHPCGTNEMEIIRMGMDIRIKCTGCQHSVLIPRVKFEKNLKKVLRAAGESNN; via the coding sequence GTGGAGCGTAAAGTTTTTGAGCTTGGAGATGTGGTGCAGATGAAGAAGTCGCATCCCTGCGGTACAAATGAGATGGAGATTATCCGTATGGGGATGGATATCCGGATTAAATGTACCGGCTGCCAGCATAGCGTTCTGATCCCCCGTGTCAAGTTCGAGAAGAACCTGAAGAAGGTACTGCGGGCTGCAGGAGAAAGCAATAATTAG
- a CDS encoding DUF4446 family protein: MSEMNQLFNDQLAWFVLGVSAMLLVLLVILIMQGAKLRTMRRKYESMMGGNGVEDLEGLLIDLKNQADMLEEEQHKHKAALEATGVRIRSMKSNIALKRYNAFGERGNNLSFSLALVDDDQSGVVITSLHNRENSYIYSKPMDKGESQIPLSPEEKEVIALALQRT, translated from the coding sequence ATGTCAGAGATGAATCAATTATTTAACGATCAATTAGCTTGGTTTGTATTAGGTGTGTCAGCAATGCTGCTCGTGCTGTTGGTGATTCTAATCATGCAAGGTGCCAAGCTGCGTACGATGCGGCGCAAATATGAATCGATGATGGGCGGGAACGGTGTGGAGGATCTGGAAGGCCTCCTGATTGACCTGAAGAATCAGGCGGATATGCTTGAGGAGGAGCAGCACAAGCATAAGGCTGCATTGGAAGCAACTGGAGTTAGAATCCGTAGCATGAAGTCTAATATAGCTCTTAAACGTTATAATGCTTTTGGGGAACGGGGCAACAACCTGAGCTTCTCGCTGGCTTTAGTCGATGATGACCAATCCGGCGTTGTAATCACCAGCTTGCACAATAGAGAGAACTCATATATCTATTCCAAGCCCATGGACAAAGGGGAGTCGCAAATTCCGCTTTCTCCTGAAGAGAAGGAAGTTATTGCTCTAGCGTTGCAGCGGACTTAG
- the rpsF gene encoding 30S ribosomal protein S6: protein MRKYEVMYIIRPDIEQEAVQAAVEKFQGIISNGGEITKHDVQGKRRLAYEIKKFRDGVYVLVNFTAEPAVVTELERIMKISDEVIRYLITNDVA from the coding sequence ATGCGCAAATATGAAGTGATGTATATTATTCGTCCGGACATTGAACAGGAAGCCGTTCAAGCAGCAGTCGAAAAATTCCAAGGCATCATCTCCAATGGCGGGGAAATTACAAAGCACGATGTGCAAGGTAAACGCCGTCTTGCGTATGAGATCAAGAAATTCCGTGATGGCGTCTATGTATTGGTTAACTTTACTGCAGAACCTGCAGTAGTTACTGAATTAGAACGTATCATGAAGATTTCTGACGAAGTTATTCGTTATCTCATTACGAACGACGTTGCCTAA
- the ssb gene encoding single-stranded DNA-binding protein, which yields MLNRIILIGRLTRDPELRYTPAGVAVTQFTLAVDRNFTGQNGEREADFIPVVTWRQLAETCANYLRKGRLTAVEGRIQVRNYENNEGKRVYVTEVIADNVRFLESTQNREGGTPSSGASVPEEPAYGGGNNSGRGNNNNVPRNNNNQDPFSGDGKPIDISDDDLPF from the coding sequence TTGTTGAACCGTATCATTCTGATCGGTCGCTTGACCCGTGACCCGGAACTTCGTTATACTCCCGCTGGTGTAGCCGTAACGCAGTTTACGCTTGCCGTAGACCGCAACTTTACGGGCCAGAATGGTGAACGCGAGGCGGACTTTATCCCGGTTGTAACCTGGAGACAGCTTGCAGAAACCTGTGCCAATTACTTGCGCAAAGGCCGTCTGACAGCTGTGGAAGGACGCATCCAAGTACGGAATTATGAGAATAATGAAGGCAAACGTGTATACGTAACCGAAGTTATTGCTGATAATGTCCGTTTCCTGGAATCTACGCAGAACCGCGAAGGCGGAACTCCATCAAGTGGCGCAAGTGTGCCTGAAGAACCAGCCTATGGTGGCGGCAATAACAGTGGACGTGGAAACAATAACAATGTTCCGCGTAACAACAATAATCAAGATCCTTTTTCGGGCGATGGTAAGCCGATTGATATATCGGATGATGATTTGCCATTTTAA
- the dinD gene encoding DNA damage-inducible protein D translates to MTKLTEHSGSEHNHSLFENAKRYDENENEYWSSRELSKILEYSEYRHFIPVIDKAKLACDNSGQEILNHFEDFLEMVKIGSGASREFESIRLSRYACYLVIQNADPAKEVVAFGQTYFAVQTRKHELFEQSSEDEKRFMLREELKNHNTALAAAAYDSGVITSFEFAIFQNHGYRGLYGGLENKDIHSHKGALKITKNS, encoded by the coding sequence ATGACAAAATTAACTGAACATTCGGGTTCTGAGCATAATCATTCCCTTTTTGAAAATGCTAAGAGATACGATGAAAATGAGAATGAATATTGGTCTTCTCGCGAGTTATCAAAAATTCTAGAGTACTCTGAGTATCGTCACTTCATACCTGTTATAGATAAAGCTAAACTTGCCTGTGACAATAGTGGTCAAGAAATTCTTAACCATTTCGAGGACTTCCTCGAGATGGTTAAGATCGGTTCTGGCGCTTCACGAGAATTTGAATCCATTCGTCTTTCTCGATATGCTTGTTATTTAGTCATTCAAAACGCAGACCCTGCTAAGGAAGTTGTCGCTTTCGGTCAAACATATTTTGCTGTTCAAACAAGAAAACATGAACTATTTGAACAATCGTCTGAGGATGAAAAACGCTTTATGCTACGTGAGGAACTAAAAAACCATAATACTGCTCTTGCTGCCGCAGCATACGACTCGGGAGTTATTACTTCCTTCGAATTCGCCATCTTTCAGAACCACGGATATAGAGGGCTTTATGGGGGTCTAGAAAACAAAGATATCCATTCGCACAAAGGGGCTTTAAAAATCACAAAAAATTCTTGA
- a CDS encoding aminotransferase class V-fold PLP-dependent enzyme has product MKQLIYLDYAATSWPKPPEVLAAVLNTLEHSGANAGRGNHSLAMGTGRVLVRARAALAELFGVANAQDIAFTHNTTMGLNMAIRGVLKPGDHVISTMTEHNSVRRPLEYLKRTLGIEVDYLKVNNEGQLDLQELSDSFCYNTKMAICNHGSNLLGSILPIEEIGSIAKKHGAIFLVDAAQTAGSVEIDVGRMGIDLLAFPGHKGLLGPQGTGGLYISPQIELEPLILGGTGSQSESSEQPSVRPDRYEAGTQNAPGIAGLLAGVLKIKSVGLHSIHQQEWQLTQLLMGGLASMKGIRILGPQQGEKRTGIVSFVMEGLDSADIAHRLDREYNIAVRAGMHCTPLAHQAADTLKSGAVRASVGLDSTEHDIDRVLAAVREIQKSSRSR; this is encoded by the coding sequence ATGAAACAGCTGATATATCTTGATTATGCGGCTACTTCTTGGCCGAAACCGCCGGAAGTGTTGGCCGCGGTGCTGAATACATTGGAGCACTCCGGGGCAAACGCGGGACGCGGTAATCATTCGTTGGCTATGGGGACAGGCAGGGTGCTGGTGAGAGCACGGGCAGCGCTTGCTGAACTATTCGGAGTGGCCAATGCTCAGGACATTGCTTTTACGCATAATACGACTATGGGACTTAATATGGCTATTCGGGGAGTTCTAAAACCTGGAGACCATGTGATCTCCACAATGACTGAACATAACTCCGTGCGTCGACCTCTGGAATATCTAAAGCGCACTCTGGGGATTGAAGTTGATTATTTAAAGGTTAATAATGAGGGGCAATTGGATCTGCAGGAACTCAGCGACAGCTTCTGTTATAATACGAAAATGGCAATCTGCAATCATGGCTCCAATCTGCTTGGTAGTATTCTTCCTATAGAAGAAATTGGCAGTATAGCTAAAAAACATGGTGCTATATTTCTGGTCGATGCTGCCCAAACGGCAGGTAGTGTGGAAATAGACGTTGGACGGATGGGGATTGATCTGTTAGCTTTTCCCGGCCACAAGGGGCTGCTTGGTCCCCAAGGCACCGGTGGACTATACATCTCGCCGCAGATTGAACTGGAACCCTTGATCCTTGGGGGGACAGGCAGCCAATCGGAGAGCAGTGAACAACCCTCTGTGCGTCCCGACCGATATGAGGCCGGCACTCAGAATGCACCGGGGATCGCCGGACTGCTGGCAGGTGTGCTAAAAATTAAATCTGTAGGACTTCATTCGATTCATCAGCAGGAGTGGCAACTTACTCAGCTGTTAATGGGGGGCTTAGCGTCCATGAAAGGAATTCGAATCTTGGGGCCGCAACAAGGGGAGAAGCGGACGGGTATTGTATCCTTTGTGATGGAAGGGCTGGACTCGGCTGATATTGCCCACCGGCTTGACCGTGAATATAACATTGCAGTGCGTGCCGGGATGCATTGTACACCCCTGGCACATCAGGCAGCAGACACACTGAAATCGGGTGCTGTGCGGGCTAGTGTAGGTTTGGATTCGACAGAGCATGATATAGACAGAGTGCTGGCAGCTGTCAGGGAAATTCAGAAGAGCAGCCGTAGCAGATAA
- a CDS encoding mechanosensitive ion channel family protein, producing MWLTAAENSGTDKAVAEVVRFKDKIWNWFTDADMWANILFAGIRILVIFILSRILIKVVSNLIDRSMNQNRKGRLLPSSRRFTTVGELLKNVVTVVCNFVMIILILSEFNFELGPLLAGASVLGLAIGFGAQSLVKDVITGFFIIFEDQFAVGDVIQTGTYKGTVELIGLRTTRLLSSTGEVFIIPNGTIINVTNYSLANALAVVDVPVKMERSLESTLTLIAAALKGIEERNPNVLAYPNVLGIQSMSTAEYVIRVAATCQPNAKEDAERQIQRDIKQALEQQMALEAAETEEKARREAEEAARAAVEEELREEERRLREASGRRLRGQMAAAQEGEEEED from the coding sequence ATGTGGTTGACAGCAGCTGAGAACAGTGGAACAGATAAGGCCGTTGCAGAGGTTGTGCGTTTTAAAGATAAAATATGGAACTGGTTCACTGATGCTGATATGTGGGCTAACATTCTGTTTGCGGGAATTCGGATCTTAGTTATATTTATCTTGAGCCGAATTCTCATCAAAGTGGTCTCCAATCTGATCGACCGGTCCATGAATCAGAACCGCAAAGGCAGGCTGCTGCCGAGCAGCCGCAGGTTCACCACGGTTGGCGAGCTGCTCAAAAATGTGGTTACCGTCGTCTGCAATTTTGTGATGATCATCCTTATACTGTCTGAGTTTAATTTCGAGCTGGGTCCGTTGCTGGCTGGTGCAAGTGTGCTTGGTCTAGCTATAGGTTTCGGGGCGCAAAGTCTGGTCAAGGATGTAATTACCGGCTTCTTCATCATCTTCGAGGATCAGTTCGCCGTAGGCGATGTGATTCAGACCGGAACTTATAAAGGCACTGTGGAATTGATCGGTCTTCGAACCACCAGGCTGCTCAGCAGCACGGGAGAGGTGTTCATTATCCCCAACGGCACAATTATCAACGTGACCAACTACTCACTGGCCAATGCGCTTGCAGTAGTAGATGTGCCGGTGAAGATGGAGCGCAGCCTGGAATCGACCTTGACGTTGATTGCAGCGGCGCTGAAAGGGATCGAGGAGCGTAATCCCAATGTGCTGGCTTACCCCAATGTACTGGGCATCCAGTCGATGAGCACAGCGGAATATGTAATCCGTGTGGCGGCAACCTGCCAGCCAAATGCTAAAGAGGATGCGGAGCGGCAGATTCAGCGGGATATCAAGCAGGCGCTGGAGCAACAGATGGCACTCGAAGCGGCGGAGACCGAGGAGAAAGCACGCAGGGAGGCCGAGGAGGCTGCGAGAGCGGCTGTGGAGGAAGAGCTAAGGGAAGAGGAGCGTCGGCTACGAGAAGCGTCCGGAAGGCGTCTGAGAGGCCAGATGGCTGCTGCTCAAGAGGGAGAAGAGGAGGAAGACTAG
- the opp4A gene encoding oligopeptide ABC transporter substrate-binding protein, protein MNRNPIGRMMVMLLTVAGMLSACSGSDSGSNTYTMHNTETKLDARAGGVVTYGYTAPFQGLFEPAFSEGEDDTQVLEFITEPMFKGGDDLTTVPHIATWQESEDHTVFTFKIKPGIRWHNGEELTVEDWKFAIETIAHPDYTGSRYYSVEMIKGVEAYHQGEASDITGIRVLDPYTLRITVTGARVNTIDTLWSYPMNKEYYAGVDVKDMQDSEQVRTRPIGIGPFQVTDIQPGQRVEMKRFDQYHQGKALLDGINYTVVDEKTITAQFQNQLLDIASAPRDAYQGLRKLDNIRILESPELSYEYIGFKFGHWDEEKQEIVMDNPKFSDKRLRKAMYYALDRQGIINEFSYGLGTAIETPVPSTSWAKIPDAAIDPYEYNPLKARTLLDEAGYSDIDGDGLREDPQGQKLVIHYDSMSGGQSAEARTAAILQDWREVGLDVRLNGGALKDMNTFYEAVEQDDPSIELFNGVWGLSNDPDPSGLWRKQDLWNYPRWSSDRNEALIKDGISMRAYDSEYRKQVYYEWQQLLNEEVPMLFFAERQSITPVQKRVQGVRVNAFGNIIEPQNWWIEEQS, encoded by the coding sequence ATGAATCGCAACCCAATCGGCAGGATGATGGTGATGCTGCTCACAGTGGCGGGAATGTTGTCAGCTTGCAGCGGATCAGATTCGGGCAGCAACACATATACTATGCACAATACGGAGACCAAGCTGGACGCAAGAGCCGGAGGCGTGGTGACTTATGGATATACAGCGCCGTTCCAGGGGCTGTTTGAGCCTGCTTTTTCTGAAGGAGAAGATGATACGCAGGTGCTTGAATTTATCACGGAACCCATGTTTAAGGGCGGCGATGATCTAACCACGGTTCCCCATATTGCTACATGGCAGGAGAGTGAGGACCACACCGTCTTTACCTTCAAGATCAAACCGGGCATACGCTGGCATAACGGCGAAGAGCTGACGGTAGAGGACTGGAAGTTCGCGATCGAAACGATTGCCCATCCCGATTATACGGGGTCACGTTATTATAGTGTGGAGATGATTAAGGGGGTAGAGGCCTATCATCAGGGTGAGGCGAGCGATATAACCGGCATTCGGGTGCTGGACCCGTACACCTTGCGGATCACAGTAACAGGCGCGCGTGTGAACACTATTGATACGTTATGGTCTTATCCGATGAATAAAGAATATTATGCAGGTGTTGACGTCAAGGATATGCAGGACAGTGAGCAGGTGAGGACCCGCCCGATCGGGATCGGACCCTTCCAGGTGACTGATATTCAGCCCGGCCAGCGGGTGGAGATGAAGCGGTTCGACCAATACCATCAAGGCAAGGCACTGCTGGACGGGATTAACTATACCGTTGTTGATGAAAAAACGATCACGGCTCAATTCCAGAACCAATTGCTGGATATCGCGTCTGCTCCAAGAGATGCTTATCAGGGTCTGAGGAAGCTGGATAATATCCGTATTCTGGAGTCGCCGGAGCTGTCTTATGAATATATTGGCTTCAAATTCGGGCATTGGGATGAGGAGAAGCAGGAAATTGTGATGGACAATCCCAAGTTCAGTGACAAGAGGCTGCGCAAGGCTATGTATTATGCACTGGACCGGCAGGGGATTATTAATGAATTCTCCTATGGGCTGGGTACTGCGATTGAAACGCCGGTTCCAAGCACGAGCTGGGCGAAGATTCCCGATGCCGCCATTGACCCGTATGAATACAATCCTCTAAAAGCACGAACCCTGCTGGACGAGGCAGGCTACAGCGATATAGACGGTGACGGTCTGCGGGAGGACCCGCAAGGTCAGAAGCTGGTCATCCACTACGATTCCATGAGCGGGGGGCAGTCGGCGGAAGCGCGGACAGCGGCGATCCTGCAGGACTGGAGAGAAGTGGGGCTGGACGTGAGGCTCAACGGCGGAGCGCTGAAGGACATGAATACGTTCTATGAAGCGGTGGAGCAGGATGACCCTTCCATTGAGCTGTTTAATGGGGTATGGGGCTTATCGAATGATCCTGACCCATCCGGGCTGTGGCGCAAGCAGGATCTGTGGAACTATCCCCGCTGGTCTTCGGACCGTAATGAAGCTCTGATTAAAGACGGTATAAGCATGAGGGCATATGACAGCGAATACCGCAAACAGGTGTATTATGAATGGCAGCAACTGCTGAATGAAGAGGTTCCGATGTTGTTTTTTGCCGAGCGGCAGTCGATTACACCGGTCCAAAAGCGGGTGCAGGGTGTGCGCGTAAATGCGTTCGGGAACATTATTGAGCCGCAAAACTGGTGGATTGAGGAACAATCCTAA